The Brassica oleracea var. oleracea cultivar TO1000 unplaced genomic scaffold, BOL UnpScaffold01306, whole genome shotgun sequence genome includes a region encoding these proteins:
- the LOC106321204 gene encoding uncharacterized protein LOC106321204, which produces MEEQVQEWDKMTEEEKSPCYAKAEKIMIKRQPNSFGLGDCRNPNMPSNRFRLPGLRLEDLFALLFEIPPKGSTYFEDCLIELRDQNTSADFISFYEELLPYAQTRQLIKLHIELIFSKLVSELQMEARFSLDSILRLIAALSEDLKEDFVPKENGLSDNLFLPRVVNSLLILLNNGGLKDAEIIEQIFTSWSTTIENLRFCFARDVQGALRNTSEMRYYPSNIINEKISESMSCVLVLARPSQLEKGIKMILSEVAEQPERAARACFLHYDMIVRLQ; this is translated from the exons ATGGAGGAACAAGTTCAAGAATGGGATAAGATgacagaagaagagaagagtcCATGTTATGCCAAGGCTGAGAAGATAATGATCAA GCGGCAGCCTAATAGTTTCGGCCTTGGTGATTGTCGGAATCCTAATATGCCAAGTAATAGATTTAGG tTACCCGGTCTGAGACTCGAAGACTTGTTTGCCTTGTTGTTTGAAATCCCTCCAAAGGGATCCACTTATTTCGAGGATTGCCTCATAGAATTGAGG GATCAGAACACATCAGCAgattttatttcgttttatgAAGAACTGTTGCCGTATGCTCAAACTCGGCAGTTAATTAAGCTGCATATAGAATTGATCTTCTCAAAACTTGTCTCTGAATTACAAATGGAAGCAAGATTCTCTCTTGATTCCATCCTCAG GTTGATCGCTGCTTTATCGGAAGATCTCAAGGAGGATTTTGTTCC GAAAGAGAATGGGCTTTCTGACAATCT CTTCCTTCCACGGGTTGTCAATTCGCTGTTAATCCTCCTGAATAATGGTGGTCTGAAAGATGCAGAGATTATTGAGCAG ATATTCACATCCTGGTCTACAACAATAGAAAACCTAAGGTTTTGTTTCGCACGCGACGTCCAAGGTGCTCTCAG GAATACATCGGAGATGAGGTACTACCCCAGTAACAttatcaatgaaaaaatatcagAATCGATGTCATGTGTGTTGGTACTAGCTCGGCCCAGTCAGCTTGAAAAAG GGATCAAGATGATCCTTTCTGAAGTTGCAGAGCAACCGGAGAGAGCTGCTAGAGCTTGTTTCCTCCATTATGATATGATTGTGAGGCTGCAGTAA